In the Aneurinibacillus soli genome, one interval contains:
- a CDS encoding metal-sensitive transcriptional regulator → MEYNDAVRNRLRRIEGQIRGVLSMMEQQKDCRDVVTQLTAIRSAVDRAVGLVVATNMESCIRMEIEKGNDPDHVIKEAVELLVKSR, encoded by the coding sequence ATGGAATATAATGATGCTGTCAGAAACCGTCTTCGCCGTATTGAAGGGCAGATCCGTGGGGTGTTGAGCATGATGGAGCAGCAGAAAGACTGCCGCGATGTTGTCACCCAATTGACTGCTATTCGTTCTGCTGTGGATCGCGCTGTCGGATTGGTTGTTGCGACGAATATGGAATCATGTATTCGCATGGAGATTGAGAAGGGGAATGATCCTGATCATGTAATTAAAGAAGCAGTTGAACTGCTTGT
- a CDS encoding peptidoglycan binding domain-containing protein, translated as MKIGQYMRQFSVVLALLFLQTIVFSILSLFLTEEWKEQRFPEEMKVAGITIGGLTYVEAQRRLEDVIYTIDHIPLQVTIGDRVFPIDKKAINLSYDMDATMKKAQAVSRERTMAGLWQKWQGDAPPLGISFYVTYDEKALEAIITRISRNVGQQDSKRMAEGGAVEVAAARKDMQVDVPRTVKAIDEELRMFNQHLRVPLVLLREKSGTNRAVTRNALISALRNIQ; from the coding sequence ATGAAGATTGGACAGTATATGCGGCAGTTTTCGGTCGTTCTCGCCTTGCTTTTTTTGCAGACAATTGTATTCAGTATCCTCTCGCTTTTTCTGACAGAAGAGTGGAAAGAGCAGCGATTTCCGGAAGAAATGAAAGTTGCTGGCATTACAATCGGAGGACTGACGTATGTGGAGGCACAGCGGCGGCTTGAAGATGTTATTTATACAATTGACCACATTCCGCTACAGGTAACGATTGGGGATCGTGTATTTCCGATCGATAAAAAAGCGATCAACCTTTCGTACGATATGGATGCGACGATGAAGAAGGCGCAGGCCGTTTCACGTGAACGGACAATGGCAGGGCTTTGGCAGAAATGGCAGGGAGATGCACCTCCGCTAGGTATTTCGTTTTATGTAACGTACGATGAGAAAGCGTTGGAAGCGATCATAACCAGGATCAGCCGAAATGTGGGGCAGCAGGATTCGAAACGAATGGCAGAGGGAGGCGCAGTTGAAGTGGCTGCCGCCCGAAAAGACATGCAGGTAGATGTACCGCGAACGGTGAAGGCTATTGATGAGGAACTACGGATGTTTAATCAGCATTTACGTGTTCCGCTCGTGCTTTTGCGTGAGAAATCGGGAACGAATCGGGCTGTCACTCGAAATGCACTTATATCAGCGTTACGCAACATACAATAA